Proteins encoded together in one Deinococcus hopiensis KR-140 window:
- a CDS encoding GNAT family N-acetyltransferase, protein MIEYRVRTVPDFTALGQLRTAAWNGPDDGQSWPAVLARSLTWVTAHEGERLVGFVNVAWDGGAHAFLLDTTVHPDVRRRGVGLRLVRAAAGSARQGGAYWLHVDFEPHLRDFYVACGFRSTDAGLLRLA, encoded by the coding sequence ATGATTGAGTACCGCGTCCGCACCGTCCCCGACTTTACCGCCCTCGGCCAGCTCCGAACCGCCGCCTGGAACGGGCCGGACGATGGGCAGAGCTGGCCCGCCGTCCTCGCGCGCAGCCTTACCTGGGTGACGGCGCACGAGGGCGAGAGGTTGGTAGGTTTCGTCAACGTCGCCTGGGATGGCGGCGCGCACGCCTTTCTACTGGATACCACCGTTCACCCGGACGTGCGGCGCCGGGGTGTGGGCCTGCGGTTGGTGCGGGCGGCGGCAGGGAGCGCCCGGCAGGGGGGGGCCTACTGGCTACACGTGGACTTCGAGCCGCACCTGCGCGACTTTTACGTGGCCTGCGGCTTTCGTTCTACGGATGCCGGACTGCTGCGCCTGGCATAG